Genomic DNA from Budorcas taxicolor isolate Tak-1 chromosome 5, Takin1.1, whole genome shotgun sequence:
tgagttttttgggtttttttagcaatgaaattaaaaagattctCAATGCTCGTGTTGACTGATGCATTTAAGTTTAGAAAAGCCACCctataataataaatgttaatttatattttctttctaaatattttacattagaaAGTTACCCCAGAGTCACATGAAATTAGTCTTAGTTGTTTTATATGAGGTAAGGccaaagttgatttttttaaaagtgaataaaaatgttcagcactatttattgactgagtctttttttccctcctagccCTTTATTTACTTTATctcttaaaaattcaaatattaatacataacGTGATCTTTCTCTGGACTACCTTtgtcttccattgatctatttattttttgtgctcatactgtttatttttataaggCGAGTCTCTTGATTTATTAAGGGAGAAAGAACACACAGCGCTTCCTCTTCCTGCCAGGGATCTCTGTCTCTTTATAGGTGTGAGTGTGACTCTCTATCACTCAGTAAAGCTCTGCAGCGTTTTCCTTTACATGGTGGCTTCTAGTTCTGGAGAGGAGACTACTCCTAGGTGCTGTCTGTGCTGGCGGTGGTTGTGTTACTTTGGGGATTATTTTCAACCAATCATCTTCTGAGCTGTTGAGAATTTGGGATCCAGAGGAATTGAGTTGGTGAGACtgagcaggggttggggggatATGGGGAGAAATGTTTTGGGGGAAGTGTGCTCAGGACATTCTGGAGCAGAGAGAGATGGCAAGCTGCAAGAGGTGCCAGAGCGACTGAGCGTGGGGTGAGGTTTGTGCAGGTGGAGAAGCAGGAGGGGACTCAGAGTTGAGGGACGAGAACCAGCCTGCCTTGGGGCTGCAGGgatctgaggttcagagagaaggCAACTGCCCTAGACTGACTCGCCCTTGTCGGTCCATCCAAATACATGTCCGACGTGTCCACCcgctatttattcattaatttgacAATAATCTCTGGAATCCTCATGAATGTGTCAATGTATTCTACTAGATGCTGGAGATATGACgggggaaatgaatgaatgacgtCTCTTTCCTCATGGAGCTGACATTTaagcagcagcagatgaatgCTGGGAAGTGGTTATGCCTGTACACGCACACGTCATAGAGTCTGAGGGGAATGGATTCCAGGAGGCTTGGACAGGAGTCGTTTCAGAGACTGCAGAGAAGAGTGAGCCATGTGGGCCTAGGGGTGGGCACTCCTGTCAGAAGGAAGGGTAAATGCAAGGCCCGGGGGCAGGAGCACCCCTGGTGTGCTTGAGTCCCTAGGCCTGAGCGAGGGTAAGCAGAGAGCGGGGACACGCGCAGAGGCACCTGGGTCCCCAGGCCACGGAGCGCCAGAAGCTGCAATGAGACAGTGGTGGGGACTCTGGAGCAGTGACGGGAGGCAGGACTGTGGCCACCTGCTGCAGCCACAGTTCAAGGTGGGCCCCTTTGAGGTTGGGTGATGATCGTGTGTATGCGAGCGTGTGTGCGGTTAAGCAAACGtggtctgaatgtgtgtgtgtgtgtgtgtgtgtgtctgagtgtttACGTATGTTTGAGCGTATGTGTGCCTGTGCGGTTGTGTGTGTCAGCatgagtgtatgtgtgttcatgtgtgtataAGTGTCTGCATGTGTTTTTAGGcatttgtgtctctgtgtatgtacatgtgtttgtgtgtgtgtgtgtgtgcacgcgcgtgcgTGCGCACTGTATGATTGCATCTCTGACAACACACAAAGCAGGGAAGGTCCTGGAGGGAATGAGATCCTGATGGGGAGCCTCTCCTGGCAGCCTGGCTGGGGCTGTGTCCTGGCCACGGGTCACAGAACAGACCAAAGTCACTGATGAGGTCACAGAATAAAGCCAGGAGCCTAGTGACCACGGGCACCTAGCAGCCACCTGGACTGAGGCCAGCGGAGGCTTCAGCACTGGCCGAGCCCACTCTCACCCAACAGTGGGAGCTCTGTGCCCCCGGGCCCTCGGGTCATCATGAAGCACCACTTCACAGACCGAAGGGGGGAACAGTCACCCACGGACCAGTCCACCCTCAGCCTGGCCAGCCCGGAGTCCACGGAGGAGAGCGCACCAGCGCACCGGACAGGTCGGTCAAAAGGAAGGGTGTCGCGGTGTGTCCTTGAGAGGACGGGGtcctggaggggaaggggaggcagcGGGCCACCCCTCCGTGTTGTCGCCACAGTCCTGAGTGGGCCATAAACATGGGCTGTGGGTTCCCCGGGGCCGCTGCTGTGAGCACACAAGGTGACTTCAGGAGTTCAGGAAGTATGAGGATGGCACCCTGAAATGTCGGTCGTATCTTTTAACTTGCTTTGGAAAACCCAGAATTGTGTCGATTCTGTGATTTCAGCAGTGATATAAAAAGTTCCTTTATAATAAATGGATGGAAGTTAATCTGTAACACCATTTTGAAGTGGCCGTGGGTGGTGCCCAAGGGTCACACCATCTTGGGGCCGACTGACTGGCACCAGCTCTGTCCATATTTCAGTGCTCTGCGCTTCAGTTTTCTAACTTATCAAAAATCAGAGCAATGCAATTTCTTAAGGTTTCTTGAATACTGAAAGAGTTAAAAATATGACAAGCACTTAGCATTTATATGGTGATGGGATCCAATGAGGGTTTCAAGGAAAGTGtcagattcccctggaggaagatgaGACATGTCCCGCAGATGCCAGGGGGAAGGTAGGGCTGACTGGTCTGGCCAGAGCACTCCCCCTGTCAGGCTTTATTGAGCTGTGATTTGCATATACAAACCACATCAATTTTGTGTACAATTTGAAGAATTTTGGCAGGTACACATTTGCTTAGCCACTGTCAATACCATGATGCAGAATCTGTTCATCGCCCTCCAAAAGTTCTAGCGACCCTTTGCATTCAGCTCCCCTGCTGCCCTTAGCTCCGGGTAACCCCTGTTCTGTTCTCTCTCCCTACAgtcttgccttttctagaatgtcattcAAATGGAATCAAATACTCTATGGCCTTTCACCCTAAGTTCTTTCATTTAGCGGAATGCCTTAGGGACTTGTCAACGTTTGGCACGCAACAGTGGTTCACTCCTTCTTATCAGTGAAGAAGACGGCGCTGTATGGATGGGTGTCCCGTAATCTGTATTCAGGTGGTGGCCTTTCGGAGTTTAGTCAAGGGCTTAGATATTACATTCATACACTATTTGACCTTTGTCATCACATCCGTAAGGCGCAGCTACATCTCTACATTTGACCCTtatcatcaccccaaaaggaaagTATATCATCCTTAATTTATggggaaacaggcacagagagaaAAAGTACCTGCCTGTGGCCCCCAGAGCTTGCATCCTTTCAGAGACCTGCAGTAGGTTGTGGTGCTGATGAAAATGTCCTTCCACTTCCCAGGGCCCATGAAGAGAGAGCAGCTGTCTCCACGACCAGGCCCAGCCATTCCCCAGGCGGAGAACACCTACTTCTCCGGCAAGGGCCGGCGGATGCTGAGCTGGAGCAGCTCGCCATCATCCCAGTCGTCCTCTGAGTACCGGTCCTACTCCCAGTACCAGTCTTGCTGTTCCTGCACTCACGGGGACCAGGATGCTGCCCAGCAGAGCATGTGTGCCTTCTACACCCACGTGCAGACCGTGCAGGGTGTGGCCGTGGCCTGGGAGACCGACAGTGGCTTCGAGCCGGCCACCCGGCAGCCTCGCATCCATGAAGCCGAGTTCATCAAGAGGCAGAGGCGGAAAGGCTCCTCCTTTGAGATGGCTTCCAATACGGACCTGCGCTGGGAACTGGAAGCCAGCAAGAGCACCAGCAGCTCAGAGCCAGAGGACGCGGAGCTGCTGGTGCCCCTGGAGTGCTGCCTGCAGGAGCTGCGGGACACCCCGGACTGGCTGGTCACCACCAACTACGGGCTGAGGTGCGTGGCCTGCTGCCGCGTCTTCCCCACGCTGGAGGCACTGCTGGAGCATGCCCAGTATGGCATCCAAGAGGGCTTCAGCTGCCAGATCTTTTTCGAGGAGATGCTGGAGAGAAGGAGGGCCCGGGACCAAGGGCAGGAACAAGAGCCAGAGGAGGAGCAAGAGAGTGCTTCGGACAGCAGTGAACGTCCAAGGACCCGTGTCGGGGCGCCTTCGTCACAGTCACAGTTGCAGAAGCTTTGAGCCGGAGGTTTGTGCCCTGCCCTGTCCTCACCTCCGGCACCTCAGTCACTCCTTTCCCGGCCATCAGGACCAGAGCCACCAGGGCAGGAAGAAAGGATGAGGGCCAGGGAAGGAGGCGAGCGCAGTGTAGAGCTGGGAGGGCCGTGAAGACGTCGGGGAAGTCACCCTCCCAAAGGGCACAGCATTTCAACAGAATCATTTCAAAACGTGAATCAAGTGTTTCTTACAGTGGATGCAAGACCCGAAAGCCCGCAAGCTTGTGGCCACGGGGATTTCTATTTTTGCTGGTGGGTCAAGCAGGTCATGACTCGCAGGAGAGACAACTCCGAACAAAACTTCAGccctatttttttcattgttaggaATGCATCATAGGCCCTAATTCTATATCTTATTTTATTGGAATTAAACTTGAATAGCCCAAAGTTTAAGGCAATGGCTAATGGAGTGAATCATGTTATTGGGTTGGACCCACAGGACATTGCCATTTCTGCAGGTTACCCACTGGCACAGACATCTTGAGAATGGCAGGTTCCCAGAGGTAGAGATGGGGCTGGATAAGTCCTGCTGAGCCTAAGCTCAGCTATGccaactgttttaaaatattgctgcAAAATTTGCCTTTGCCCTTTCGTGTGTTCTTTCAAGAAAATACTCGGTGGCCCGCTGTGTGTCGGGCATGCTGGTGGGCACGCACTCCAACTCGCAGTGAGAGGCAGCCAGGACAGGCAGTTggaaagggaaggggaaggctCCTGTGGAAGGCTCCCAAGCTCATGCTGGttgataaggaaaaagaaaactttccaaAGAGATTGATGCTCACAAAGATTTGGAGGGCAGGTAGAATTAGTGAGACCAGGAATTTTCTTCAGATCAACAAAACTAAGAAAGATGGTTTCTAGGAGTGGGTGAGCCTTGTTAATAGTGAGAGCAAGTGGTATTGAGCTGAGACTAAAGCATTTCCTATCATTTGTACATGGAGATTGCTGATGGCTATAGGAGAGCAGTGTTGGGGACTGAGGGGGGCAGAAGCCAgacgggcacacacacacacacacacacacacacacacgcgcgcgcgcacacacacagcactggaCACAAACATCAGACAGCCCTGCTAGCGAGTTTGTCTAAGAAGGAAAGCGATGGTAGTTTAGCTGGACGAAAGGAATCTGCAAAAAGGCAAAGATGGGGAGAGAGTTTATACGCTAGCGGGAAAGATGCAGAGGAGAGGGGGGGCTGAGGATGCcagaaagatgagaaaagaggGGTCACGTAAGTGAGAGGAGACTGGATCCGACCAGACACACAGACCAGCCCCTGAGGACAGTCCCTTCATGTCCCCTGGCATAGGCACCTGGGCAGTCAGGTCAGGTAAGGCTAGGCAGCCAAAATGATAGagcttaacttttttttctctggAAACTGCAAGGAGCTCTTGAGGAATTTTAAGCAAATCAGGTTGGCCTCTGTGAAAGATTTTTCTGGTGAGCAGGGTCAAGAATGGGTGAGAGAACATCCCTGGTGACAAGCGGTGCAGTTGAAGAGCTGGAGGCTCTCGTGTGAGTTCACGAGACTTAGGAGATGGGACTCACGGGTTTGGGGAAGTGTCTGATGAGGGCGGTGAGAGGGAGTTGTCCAGAATGACTTCTAAGTTCTGTGCTTTTTCGCCTGAGGGGTCGGTGAGTGTAGCTTCTATTTTGGAACAAAGGACAAGGTTTGCTGGAATGCCCATGAGCCCACTTTTGAATAAGCTCAGTCTGTGATAGAAACCTTTGGAAGGGAGCTAGCTGGAAGAATCCGGGGTTTGGAAGAATGT
This window encodes:
- the FAM170B gene encoding protein FAM170B, with translation MKHHFTDRRGEQSPTDQSTLSLASPESTEESAPAHRTGPMKREQLSPRPGPAIPQAENTYFSGKGRRMLSWSSSPSSQSSSEYRSYSQYQSCCSCTHGDQDAAQQSMCAFYTHVQTVQGVAVAWETDSGFEPATRQPRIHEAEFIKRQRRKGSSFEMASNTDLRWELEASKSTSSSEPEDAELLVPLECCLQELRDTPDWLVTTNYGLRCVACCRVFPTLEALLEHAQYGIQEGFSCQIFFEEMLERRRARDQGQEQEPEEEQESASDSSERPRTRVGAPSSQSQLQKL